The following are from one region of the Salvia hispanica cultivar TCC Black 2014 chromosome 1, UniMelb_Shisp_WGS_1.0, whole genome shotgun sequence genome:
- the LOC125193237 gene encoding protein FAR-RED IMPAIRED RESPONSE 1-like has product METEFIFKVGMIFANEEEAYKAYNAHAFNKVFGIRKDETITSFIWVFETFMEAMGGKAPKTIFTDQDSAMANAIGKAKFNKILYEVEMENEMEQLWRDLCEEWNVGENKWLCNLYSLRHKWCPAFNRASFSAGIRSTQRSESTNNVFKHLSCKTMTLTEFVYHYEKQAEKMRDNQVADDFECTRGVPRIGVDCGI; this is encoded by the exons ATGGAGActgaatttattttcaaagttgGAATGATATTTGcaaatgaagaagaagcatACAAGGCGTATAATGCACATGCATTCAACAAGGTATTCGGGATTAGAAAAG ATGAGACAATAACCTCATTTATTTGGGTGTTTGAGACGTTCATGGAGGCAATGGGAGGCAAGGCACCTAAAACAATTTTCACTGATCAAGATAGTGCAATGGCCAATGCTATTGGCAAG gcaaaattcaataaaattttgtatgaaGTTGAAATGGAGAATGAGATGGAGCAGCTTTGGAGAGATCTATGTGAAGAATGGAATGTTGGGGAAAATAAGTGGTTGTGTAATTTGTACTCGTTGCGTCATAAATGGTGCCCCGCGTTTAACCGTGCTAGTTTTTCGGCCGGCATAAGATCTACACAGAGAAGTGAAAGCACGAATAATGTTTTCAAACATTTGTCTTGTAAGACAATGACATTGACCGAGTTTGTTTATCACTATGAGAAGCAAGCAGAAAAGATGCGTGATAATCAAGTGGCCGATGATTTTGAATGTACTCGAGGGGTGCCAAGAATCGGTGTGGATTGTGGTATTTAG